In the Aythya fuligula isolate bAytFul2 chromosome 8, bAytFul2.pri, whole genome shotgun sequence genome, one interval contains:
- the KIAA0040 gene encoding uncharacterized protein KIAA0040 homolog codes for MEQKISSFFNSILELIRTKHKEGVFNTVCLVVLMGLPFVVLIASIFICCHCCFSSWRRRRQNRKKGGPSSKGQPHADKNKKNKKKKKKKDEEDLWISAQPKLLLLDKRPSLPI; via the coding sequence ATGGAGCAGAAGATCAGCTCTTTCTTTAATTCCATCTTGGAACTCATCCGCACCAAGCACAAGGAGGGAGTCTTCAACACTGTCTGCCTCGTAGTGCTGATGGGCCTGCCCTTTGTCGTCCTCATCGCGTCCATTTTCatctgctgccactgctgcttctccagctggcggcggcggcggcaaAATAGGAAGAAAGGCGGCCCCAGCAGCAAGGGACAGCCACACGCCGacaagaacaagaagaacaagaagaagaagaagaagaaggatgAAGAGGACCTGTGGATCTCAGCTCAGCCCAAGCTGCTCTTGCTGGACAAGAGGCCATCCTTGCCCATCTAG